Part of the Muntiacus reevesi chromosome 8, mMunRee1.1, whole genome shotgun sequence genome is shown below.
GTCAAGCAGGAAGTATTAATTTCCCCCAAATAATTAAGAATGTTTTTAACATTGGTCTTGATATAAAATGCTGAAATATACTTTTGGTTGTGGGTTTCCATTTGCTTATAGTTAAATGAAGTTAAGTAGACTCAGGTCAGGGTTTTGCTTTGATGCATTTGTTTTcccaattctttttcttttaaggaggtGATCAGGTATCATTTGGAAATGTGTTTCAGGTGATGGCATACTAAGCAGATCTTTGATAAATCTTCCAGAACCCGAGGCTTGCATGCTTCTGAGCTTCTGTGGATGGCCCCGGCACTCCTGACCACTCTTCCGGCTAGGATGTCACTCAGATCCCTGAAATGGAGCCTCCTCCTGCTGTCGCTGCTGAGTTTCCTGGTGATGTGGTACCTCAGTCTGCCGCATTACAATGTGATAGAGCGTGTGAACTGGATGTACTTCTATGAGTACGAGCCCATTTACAGACAAGACTTCCGCTTCACACTGCGAGAGCATTCGAACTGCTCTCATCAAAACCCATTTCTTGTCATCCTGGTGACCTCACACCCCTCAGATGTGAAAGCCAGGCAGGCCATTAGAGTTACCTGGGGTGAAAAGAAGTCTTGGTGGGGGTATGAAGttcttacatttttcttattaGGCCAACAGGCTGAAAAGGAAGACAAAGTGTTAGCATTATCCTTAGAGGATGAACACCTCCTTTATGGGGACATAATACGACAGGACTTTTTAGACACATACAATAATCTGACCTTGAAAACCATAATGGCATTTAGGTGGGTAACTGAGTTTTGCCCCAACGCCAGGTATATCATGAAGACAGACACTGATGTTTTCGTCAATACTGGCAATTTAGTGaagtatcttttaaatttaaaccaCTCAGAGAAGTTTTTCACAGGTTATCCTCTAATTGATAATTATTCCTATAGAGGATTTTACCAAAAAACTCATATTTCATACCAGGAATATCCCTTCAAGGTGTTCCCGCCTTACTGCAGTGGGTTGGGTTATATAATGTCCAGAGATTTGGTGCCGAGAATCTATGAAATGATGAGTCACGTAAAACCCATCAAGTTTGAAGATGTTTATGTTGGGATCTGTTTGAATTTATTAAAAGTGGACATTCATATTCCAGAAGACACCaaccttttctttttatataggATTCATTTGGATGTCTGTCAGCTCAGACGTGTGATTGCAgcccatggcttttcttccaaggaaatcaTCACATTTTGGCAGGTTATGCTAAGGAACACCACGTGTCATTATTAATTTGACATTCTACCCAAGCCCAGAGAAGGGAGGGACGCTTTGTAGAAAGTGTTAACGTTAGACTATGAAATCGCCAATGAAAAACCCATGAGAAGGTCACCGTGTGGCTTACACAAAGCTGAAACTCATGTAGAGCCTATAGACTGGAGACTGGAGGGCTGCACTTGGCCTGTGGTTTATTATGACAACAGTCAAGTCAAGCCTTTTAAAAGTGATATTCAGAGGAATTAAAATCTTATAAAGGAAtgggaagttttttttaaataaaactaatagGGCCAAACAGTTTGAACATGTCATTCTACAGACTAGAGCTTCTTAAATGGGTTTCATTGAATTATAAGCTCATTTATCCATAACAACAAAATAGTGTGCAGTATTATTCATGAAGCATCTAGTCAGTTCAGGGTTTTGTGTATATCTTCATAGATTactagtttttttaaatatacagttctgtgtaaaagaaactgaagttgtttCTGAACAAAGTTTAATCTGTTTTTGGTTATTTGGAAGATATTTCAAGATGTTGCAGTATTAAAgagttattaattattatttaataatacttAAGAGTTTTACACTTTATGGATGTTTGAATGTTTTGGTTTCAATACTGCATAAACAGAATAAACTTTTTTTCCAGTTACTTCAGTGATGAATTTATGGTGAATAGCTCCGTTAATGTGTTGTCATTATTGTATATCAATAATCTCTTGAACTttgataaatatttcattgtggtaATATAGAGAAGAATTAAAGCAAGAATATCAAAATtattgtcttgtttttaaaaacataatcccTGGTATTTTTAGATGCCACTTCATTTGTCTCATTTTTCTGCCTGGAAATTTGGAGTAATATAGAATGCCAGGTAGCATGTTTCCTTTCAGAAAGGACTCTGAAGCCAAAAAAGAACAAACGAACGTGATGGCTAGAATATCATGAAAAGGAGTATCGTATTTCAGTGCTTGAGTTGGAAAGAGAAGACTAATTGAGTTGCCGTTAACCGTTCCATGTTTTTTTCATTAACGATCAGTttgagaataaaaaagaataaagaaaaaaacacttgttgctgttgttactggTTTCACATCCGGAGGAAAGCCCGACTGTGGTCTAAAATCAAGTCTGATTTCATGTCGTAGAGAAACACATTATTTCCTAGGAGTGGTGAGGTAGGTCACCTTTTGACCTGCTAGTTGGTCCAAGAGGAGCACTCCTTGCCCCCCGTATTCTTGGGGCTGTGCAGTTTCCCACTATGCCTGATATGGGAAAAGTGACTCTTTTTCTCTGGATTACATGATGGCAAAAGATCAGATCTGTTGGGAGAAAATATGAACTTGAAAGTATATAGTCAGCTCTTAGAACACTCATACATTTGTAATTTTCCTGTAAAAAAGCTTAGTTTGTATTAGAAGTGTTATAACATGTGATTCCTTGTAACAAGGCTGTTTCCATTTCCCTCATCTCAGACCTGAtccaatcacaataaaatcataaattaaaTATTCTGTGGAATCAATCCATGCCCTTACTAATTCCCACCCATCTGGGAGTCAGTCACTTTCTCTAAGACACAAGTGGTGGTTTTTTTGTGGTAGGATTAGATTTCATTGAATTTGCGTTGTTTATATTCATGTTTGGGAAGCTAACTCAAAGAAGTTTTAAAGAGAACTTGTGAAATAAAAGATAGTGTCCCTTCACTTTTAAGactaaaaaaaagaagtaaaatgtgaataattGCCAAGTTTTAgaagatttttccttttcaactACAGATTAGTGCTTAAGAGATCTCTAAAGAATTAAATGATTATGAAAAACATTAAGAGGTCaggtcattttattatttttttaacttcatgttTGTTTCCAAGTAGTATTAATCAGCTATATTATTAAAATCTTGGCCTCTGATGTTTAACCACATCAGCAgcactttttattttaactggTAACAAAGTTCAATACAGGAGCCTAAGCTCAGGCTGCTTCTCTTCTACCATCCACAGCCCTGCCATCCCCGTGGTCTTACATACTGTCTGTCTCACTCATTTATTTGCCCCGTAAGCATTGAGTCTGGGACCCAAGCATGTTAACTTCTGCCAGATTATGCTGCAAGAACAGATCCCAGAAGTTGTTAACAGCCGTGTGTTCTTTTCACCCATACCGCACGCCTCTCGTTACTTTGGCATGCCATCCTGGTTACTGTGTGTGTCTTCCCACCTCAGGGTCTGGTTGAAGGACAGCCCTTGTCTGGACCATGTCATCCTTATCAAGGGAAGGGAAAGAGCTGGTGGGAACACTGGCATCTATATCCACTGACCAAAGCAAATATCATGCCAAGGCCAGTGTCCCTGGTGGCTGGGGATGGGGGGATTTGGTCTCACTGGAAATAGTCCAAGTCATGTTTTGGCAGCCAagagtattttgttcttttacaggatggggaagggatagttgggTCCAAtaatctgcttccctggtggctcagatgataaataatctgcctacaatgcaggagacctggggtcaacccctgggttgggaagatccctcggaggagggcatggcaacccgctccaggattcttgcctggagaatcccatggacaggagcctggcgggctacagtccatgggatcacaaagagtcatgactgagcggctaagcacagcagagTCTGCCACACCTCGTGTgtgaaaaggagaaggggctcAGGGATCTGGTCTCTGAGGCCAGCCCCGGGGAACCAGAGGTTTTCTGGCTCACTTGGAGACAGTGAGCCCTTCCCTGAGAGGGCTGCCCTTTCTCCCTCCTTAATCTCCCCCCAGCTCTTGCTTAAGTGATCTTGGCATTATCATGTTCCAATCAACTTGCCAGATGAAGAGCAGCCAGAGTTGAGCTATTTATAACAGTATTTCTGACTGTGAGGTTGGGGATAAAGCTCTCTTCTCTTGGGGTCTGGTAGGCAGTTATTTCAGGATATGGAGTGGGAGAGAGAGGCATTGGAAGGGGGCCAGCTTTGAGGCTGGAAGGGTGAATGGAAGAAATGTAGCAGAACTGCATCTTTGGGGTTCTTTATATCCACTAGGAATTAATCTTTATATTAAGCCAACTCCTCTGGGTTTTGTGTAACCCATTACAACCCTCTCACACTCTGTCTCAGTTCCCATGTGTAATTAATACAGGACAGATCCTTTAAGGAGTCAAAACAGGTGGCCTGTGGTGATGGAGGTGTTGGTAGGAGGCAGAAGCAAGCATGGGAATATGGGTCCTGAGAGGCAAGAGGCAGTTTGAGTGGGCAGTCCCTTGGGAAGAGGCAACTCATGGGTCTTATAAAGTCAAAGAAGGGCCCAATAAGAATGGGTGCCATCGCTCTGTATTTAAAGTAAATGACAGGCACAGAATTTGCACTCGGATAGTCTCCCCTCACATCTAACCTTTCTTCCACATTTGCAAGCCCTTACCCCTCCTTTAGGTTTTCAAtgaataatttctaaaatgtcttgtCAACTTAGCCCTCCACATGGGAGGAAGGGTGGAGGTCGGTGCTACTTACATTTTACCCTTAAAGGACCCTCTACACAACATTTTTCCAGATTAAAAAATCAAGATCCCTCATGGTGAATTACATCATTCTCTTAAAAGGTTGCAGCAACTGCACCAAAGGTTTTAAATCACACTTCCCCTTCTCCCTAACATATATAGAAACCACACAGAAACAAGCAGAAGAAAACATCAAACTGGTAACAGGAATTGCCTCTCAACAACTTTGCTACCTTTGAAGTACCTTTTATCACTTCTTTCTCAACAACAAGGATGATTTACTTTTATAACACAAATGTTTTAACAACATATTAACAGATTTGTTTTTGTGTTGTGCTTagtttgctcagctgtgtctgactctttgcaaccccatgtcgCAAAGGCTATGTAGCTCGCcatgctgctctgtccatgggattctccaggcaagaatcctggagtgggttgcatgccctcctccaggggatcttcccaacccagggatcaaacccaggtctcccacattgcaggtggattatttaccatctgagccatcagaaaagCCCATTAACAAATTTAGGTAAAGGCAAAAAAGCAGAGTCAGAAAATGTCATGGGGAAACGCTGGTGGGGTTCAAGGTCAAAAGCTGGGCTCGCTTTGCTGAGCCGTGGGGCCCTTCTGCCCAGTCCGCTTTCTCCCACAGCTGAGGCTTGTGAATAAATCCGAGGCAGTAGGCTCCCAGGTGAAACCAAGCGACTCTGACTGGGACTTGAATGAGCTTGTCTTTTAGTCAAAATTGCTCCAGGACTTACTGAAGCTCAGATTCTCTGTTCGCAGAAAGAGTTccgtgagagacaaagtgatagggaagaagtggatttattaaGAGAGATATATAGTCCACAGACAGAGCATGCTCCATCTCAAGGCCCCAGGATCTGGGATCGTCTTGGAAAGTGAGCGCGGTCCTGGGAGAAACACACTGCAAAGACAGGAACCCAGACCATCCCAAAAGGTAAGAGCACCCCTGGAGGCTAGTTTTTGTGGGCTGTGGCATTTCATATGCTAACTACAGTGGGAGGATTATTTCAACTCTTTGGGGAAGGAGCAGAGATTTTCAGGatttgggccactgcccactttttgaccttttcTGGTTGGCCTCAGAGATGTTACGGTGTTGGTGGTGTGTTATTTAGCTTGTGCTATTACAGTGAGTACATAATGAGGCTCAATGTCTGTGGGGAGGTGAACCTTCCGCCATCTTGGGCCTAGTCGGTTTTAGCCAGTCTATGCCATATTTTCAAGGGCTGTGTAATTCtgttaaaggttgtgccctgccctgcccgcttccctcctgtttcacagGGGCCACCTACTGGGCTCCTGTGGGCTGTTCcggcctcatttaaaaaaaaaaaaaaaaggagaatgcCTCCTCCTTCATCAGAGGTTCCATCTATACTGCTGGGATCTGCAGCTTCCATGCTGACCCCTGAGGCTAAAGGCCAAGGCAGTGAGCTGAAGCGGCAAGCCCGGGCTGACATTCTTCTAGACTCTGGGGGTGTGTCATAACCACGCC
Proteins encoded:
- the B3GALNT1 gene encoding UDP-GalNAc:beta-1,3-N-acetylgalactosaminyltransferase 1 isoform X1 yields the protein MAPALLTTLPARMSLRSLKWSLLLLSLLSFLVMWYLSLPHYNVIERVNWMYFYEYEPIYRQDFRFTLREHSNCSHQNPFLVILVTSHPSDVKARQAIRVTWGEKKSWWGYEVLTFFLLGQQAEKEDKVLALSLEDEHLLYGDIIRQDFLDTYNNLTLKTIMAFRWVTEFCPNARYIMKTDTDVFVNTGNLVKYLLNLNHSEKFFTGYPLIDNYSYRGFYQKTHISYQEYPFKVFPPYCSGLGYIMSRDLVPRIYEMMSHVKPIKFEDVYVGICLNLLKVDIHIPEDTNLFFLYRIHLDVCQLRRVIAAHGFSSKEIITFWQVMLRNTTCHY